The proteins below come from a single Mesobacillus jeotgali genomic window:
- a CDS encoding YugN family protein, with protein MIPIQSNIDGKELTVGELKQKLGPLGFNVNGQWEYDHAYIDYKMNDDHGDRQYVRIPFKSTGGPLDNDGTFVQIGTPFLLDHQFQTDVDEEGNIGALTGSFDQFKSPADKDAPFPKGLVEEGKTLISKAEHALDTI; from the coding sequence ATGATTCCGATTCAATCTAATATAGACGGCAAAGAGCTTACTGTGGGTGAATTGAAGCAAAAGCTGGGACCGCTTGGCTTCAATGTCAACGGTCAGTGGGAATATGACCATGCATATATTGACTACAAAATGAACGATGACCATGGTGACCGCCAGTACGTGCGCATTCCATTCAAGTCGACTGGTGGTCCATTGGATAATGATGGCACCTTCGTCCAGATTGGGACGCCATTCCTGCTTGATCATCAATTCCAGACAGATGTTGATGAGGAGGGGAACATTGGAGCACTGACCGGTTCTTTCGATCAATTTAAATCGCCCGCTGACAAGGATGCTCCATTTCCAAAGGGACTTGTTGAAGAAGGGAAGACCCTGATCAGCAAGGCAGAGCATGCCTTAGATACGATATAG